A genomic region of Streptosporangium lutulentum contains the following coding sequences:
- a CDS encoding alpha/beta fold hydrolase: MNRTKTGLLDVPGALLHYEVRGTGPLLLISQSGEGDAGRSVDLVDHLVEDHTVVTYDRRGLSRSTLDDPARGVTMEAHADDVHRLLAFLTDEPALMLGCSIGAVIGFHLALRHPGQVSTLIAHEPVAPRLLPDAERTHHEQELREMQEVYRRDGLPAVVKVIAKLLGISMADQETEPNLTQHPFTPERTANFEFFVEHDFTAVLDDALDVAALKNTPTRIIPAAGRTTPRTVFDYRCAQELADLVGAGLETFPGGHNGNLTHPRAYAARVRELLGGA; the protein is encoded by the coding sequence ATGAACCGCACGAAAACAGGCCTGCTCGACGTCCCCGGCGCCCTCCTCCACTACGAGGTGCGTGGCACCGGGCCCCTGCTGCTCATCTCCCAGAGCGGAGAGGGTGACGCGGGCCGTAGCGTGGATCTGGTCGACCACCTCGTCGAGGACCACACGGTGGTGACCTACGACCGGCGAGGGCTCTCCCGCAGCACGCTCGACGACCCCGCGCGGGGGGTGACCATGGAGGCACACGCCGACGACGTCCACCGCCTGCTGGCCTTCCTGACCGACGAGCCGGCACTCATGCTCGGCTGCAGCATCGGCGCCGTCATCGGCTTCCACCTGGCCCTACGTCACCCCGGCCAGGTGAGCACCCTCATCGCGCACGAACCCGTCGCGCCACGGCTGCTGCCCGACGCCGAACGGACCCATCACGAGCAGGAACTGCGGGAGATGCAGGAGGTCTACCGCCGCGACGGCCTGCCCGCGGTCGTCAAGGTGATCGCCAAGCTCCTCGGCATCAGCATGGCCGACCAGGAGACGGAGCCGAATCTCACCCAGCACCCGTTCACTCCCGAGCGGACCGCCAACTTCGAGTTCTTCGTCGAGCACGACTTCACCGCGGTTCTGGACGACGCGCTGGACGTCGCCGCGCTGAAGAACACGCCGACCCGCATCATCCCGGCGGCCGGCCGCACCACCCCGCGCACGGTCTTCGACTACCGGTGCGCGCAGGAACTGGCCGATCTCGTAGGGGCCGGCCTCGAGACGTTCCCCGGCGGCCACAACGGCAACCTGACACACCCGCGTGCCTACGCCGCACGCGTTCGCGAACTCCTCGGCGGGGCATGA
- a CDS encoding MarR family winged helix-turn-helix transcriptional regulator, which yields MNGVELFLLGRTLMKIGEEAMPTEGIGDHSTGVRTVLIVVSDLREHPDSSVGEIAKRTGLPQSAVSAAVARLREAGSVVTMTDPGDRRRLLVRRAPEVSERVAQVRSTSIEDALGASLGTDDPERIREIVDALESLARCLSPTRSTRRPG from the coding sequence GTGAACGGAGTCGAGCTGTTTCTGCTGGGACGAACCCTGATGAAGATCGGCGAGGAGGCGATGCCGACGGAGGGCATCGGCGATCACTCCACCGGCGTCCGGACGGTCCTGATCGTGGTGAGCGATCTCCGTGAGCACCCCGACAGTTCGGTCGGAGAGATCGCCAAGCGGACGGGCCTGCCGCAGAGCGCGGTGTCGGCCGCCGTCGCCAGGCTCCGGGAAGCGGGCTCCGTCGTGACGATGACCGACCCCGGCGACCGCCGCCGGCTCCTGGTCCGGCGGGCCCCCGAAGTCTCCGAACGGGTGGCGCAGGTCCGTTCGACGTCTATCGAGGACGCCCTGGGCGCGTCGCTCGGCACCGACGATCCCGAGCGGATCCGCGAGATCGTCGACGCGCTCGAATCGCTCGCGCGGTGCCTGAGCCCCACGAGGTCCACCCGGCGGCCCGGATGA
- a CDS encoding endonuclease/exonuclease/phosphatase family protein, which yields MEQTNGEVAPEGRAAATERRSWRVDRRRGDARGRTVWTRGWILASLATLVAGLLAFHAVVPNTVGNLGSLLETFLPWLGLAVPVLLGLALLRRSATALAATALPAAAWTALFGGLLLPAGPETAHDLTVLQHNVNDENPDHAGTARALAQAGADLIALEELTPDALPAYETALASGYPHRAVVGTVGLWSEHPLADSRPVDIKPKDIDADWSRGLRSTVRGPSGDMAVYVAHLPSVRVGLPNGLSSGRRDESAVALGAAIAAERLDKVILLGDLNGTLDDRGLAPVTSRMTPAKEGFGFSWPAAFPLARIDHVMTRAMSPVTTWTLPATGSDHLPVAARIKI from the coding sequence ATGGAGCAGACGAACGGCGAGGTGGCGCCGGAAGGAAGAGCGGCGGCCACCGAGAGGCGCTCCTGGCGCGTCGACCGGCGTCGAGGCGACGCGCGAGGCCGGACCGTCTGGACGCGAGGGTGGATCCTCGCGTCGCTCGCCACACTGGTCGCCGGGCTACTGGCGTTCCACGCCGTCGTGCCCAACACCGTGGGCAATCTCGGCAGCCTGCTGGAGACGTTCCTGCCCTGGCTCGGCCTGGCCGTTCCCGTACTGCTGGGCCTGGCGCTGCTGCGCCGCTCGGCCACCGCGCTGGCGGCCACGGCACTGCCCGCGGCCGCCTGGACCGCCCTCTTCGGCGGGCTGCTGCTGCCCGCCGGCCCGGAGACGGCACACGACCTGACGGTGCTCCAGCACAACGTCAACGACGAGAACCCCGACCACGCGGGAACCGCACGAGCACTGGCCCAGGCGGGAGCCGACCTCATCGCCCTTGAGGAACTGACGCCCGACGCGCTGCCCGCCTACGAAACCGCCCTCGCGTCCGGCTATCCCCACCGCGCCGTCGTGGGCACCGTCGGGCTCTGGTCCGAACATCCCCTCGCGGACTCCCGGCCGGTGGACATCAAACCGAAGGACATCGACGCCGACTGGAGCCGCGGACTGCGGTCCACCGTACGGGGGCCGTCCGGTGACATGGCCGTGTACGTCGCCCACCTCCCCTCGGTCCGCGTCGGGTTGCCGAACGGCCTCAGCTCCGGCCGCAGGGACGAGAGCGCCGTCGCGCTGGGCGCGGCCATCGCCGCGGAAAGGCTGGACAAGGTCATTCTGCTGGGCGATCTCAACGGCACCCTCGACGACCGCGGCCTGGCCCCCGTCACCTCCCGGATGACCCCCGCGAAAGAAGGTTTCGGCTTCAGCTGGCCCGCCGCCTTCCCTCTCGCCCGGATCGACCACGTCATGACTCGCGCGATGTCTCCCGTCACCACCTGGACCCTGCCCGCCACCGGCAGCGACCACCTGCCGGTCGCCGCCCGCATCAAGATCTAG
- a CDS encoding helicase HerA-like domain-containing protein, with product MLDTAKLLNILQVIEKRAERIHNDEHTISTYVENEILTTSIAARDNGVIYGRRGTGKTHTLKYLAEKERAKGNLVVFIDVKQDLGSTGGWYSDSTIPLAERASRLLVDIIAMIQDCLINDALNGHGDLRPLNDIFDHIGEVMVIEQEEQEVLTGRERERSATDNLKAGIGRSGLSVSVGTLDRSLDKSSESVRIKSSGGVRYRAHFGALGKLFKQALEAHPAEQCWILLDEWSEMPISLQPYVAEMLRRIFFSLPKVTVRIAAIPHRTEWRILKAGGSDYIGIEIGSDLFPILDLDEFVIFPAKSKREQKERSINFFQNLLFRHINQELKSQDLPELDSLDQLTTLLFTQITALQELIRAAEGVPRDALSIISKAAIIANDEKISTNDIRQGAHRVYKMTKAALLSSAPEARKLLDAIIGEVISKKKARAFLLNQEHVDHPLIRRLIDDRILHIIKKDYSSAGVPGIKFDVLQIDYGCYVHLLGAPSAPQGIFGAEGPSEDTLLKAFFGEKEVPRDDYRAIRRAQLDLPTKLEAIHVPKT from the coding sequence ATGTTGGATACCGCAAAGCTGCTCAATATCCTCCAGGTCATCGAGAAGCGCGCAGAACGCATACACAACGATGAGCACACGATAAGCACTTATGTTGAGAACGAGATTCTGACGACTTCCATAGCGGCGCGCGACAACGGTGTCATATACGGGCGCAGGGGTACCGGGAAGACCCATACGCTCAAATATCTGGCGGAGAAGGAGCGGGCCAAGGGGAATCTGGTCGTTTTCATCGACGTGAAACAGGACCTTGGTTCGACCGGGGGGTGGTATTCCGACTCGACGATTCCTCTCGCGGAGAGGGCCTCACGTCTTCTCGTCGACATCATCGCGATGATCCAGGACTGCCTGATCAACGACGCGCTGAACGGCCATGGCGACCTGCGTCCCCTGAACGACATATTCGATCACATCGGCGAGGTCATGGTGATCGAGCAGGAGGAACAGGAGGTCCTCACGGGAAGGGAGAGGGAGCGCTCCGCGACGGACAATCTGAAGGCGGGCATCGGAAGGTCCGGGCTGTCCGTGAGTGTCGGCACCCTGGACAGGTCGCTCGACAAATCATCCGAAAGCGTTCGGATAAAATCCTCCGGGGGCGTTCGTTACCGCGCCCATTTCGGCGCGCTGGGGAAGCTTTTCAAGCAGGCGCTGGAGGCCCATCCGGCGGAGCAGTGCTGGATACTCCTCGACGAGTGGAGTGAGATGCCGATCTCCCTCCAGCCGTACGTCGCCGAGATGCTGCGCCGCATCTTTTTCAGCCTGCCCAAGGTCACCGTGCGGATCGCGGCGATCCCTCACCGCACGGAATGGAGAATTCTCAAGGCGGGCGGTTCGGACTACATCGGCATAGAGATCGGATCGGACCTGTTCCCGATCCTCGACCTCGACGAGTTCGTGATATTCCCCGCCAAGAGCAAAAGGGAGCAGAAAGAGCGGTCGATAAACTTTTTCCAGAACCTCCTCTTCCGTCACATCAACCAGGAGTTGAAATCACAGGATCTGCCGGAGCTGGACTCCCTGGATCAACTGACCACCCTGCTTTTCACACAGATCACGGCGCTTCAGGAGCTGATCAGGGCTGCGGAGGGAGTGCCGAGGGACGCGCTGAGCATAATCTCCAAGGCCGCGATAATAGCCAACGACGAGAAGATCTCCACCAACGACATCAGGCAGGGTGCGCACCGGGTCTACAAAATGACGAAGGCGGCCCTGCTGAGCAGCGCCCCCGAGGCGCGCAAACTCCTCGACGCCATCATCGGAGAGGTGATCTCGAAGAAGAAGGCGAGGGCCTTTCTCCTCAACCAGGAGCACGTCGATCACCCTCTCATCCGCAGGCTGATCGACGACCGCATACTCCACATAATAAAAAAGGACTACTCCAGCGCGGGGGTCCCCGGGATCAAGTTCGACGTCCTGCAGATCGACTACGGCTGCTATGTCCACCTTCTCGGGGCCCCCAGCGCACCTCAGGGAATCTTCGGTGCCGAAGGCCCCAGCGAAGACACGCTGCTGAAGGCCTTCTTCGGCGAAAAAGAAGTCCCCAGGGATGACTATCGCGCGATCAGAAGGGCCCAGCTGGACCTCCCCACCAAGCTCGAGGCGATCCATGTGCCGAAAACCTAG
- a CDS encoding NAD-dependent epimerase/dehydratase family protein, producing MKVFITGGSGYIGRSTVRALTRRGIEVTALARGEAAARIVSDLGATPVRGGLSDLAVLDGAARQADGVIHLGQNYSDDTAEFDRAAAEALQNGAGDRPYVHTGGVWVYGDTDGVANEDSPLNPPQITAWRLENEKRVLSRVASGGHPVLVMPGVVYGRSGGLLQMFFVEPARTADAVPLIGDGSNHCALVHVDDIAELYVLALNAEAGSVYCGVSDQNPPMADITRALSHAAGRPERTVSLSLAQARERMGPIAEAFALDQRLTGVRARQQLGWTPTRLDALTELARG from the coding sequence ATGAAGGTTTTCATCACGGGCGGCTCCGGATACATCGGCCGCTCCACGGTCCGGGCCCTGACCCGGCGGGGAATCGAGGTGACCGCTCTGGCACGCGGCGAGGCCGCCGCGCGGATCGTGTCAGACCTGGGCGCGACCCCGGTGCGGGGCGGCCTTTCGGACCTCGCGGTGCTCGACGGAGCGGCCCGGCAGGCCGACGGGGTGATCCACCTGGGCCAGAACTACAGCGATGACACCGCCGAGTTCGACCGCGCCGCGGCCGAGGCGCTGCAGAACGGCGCCGGTGACCGGCCCTACGTGCACACCGGCGGGGTGTGGGTGTACGGCGACACCGACGGCGTGGCGAACGAGGACTCACCGCTGAACCCGCCGCAGATCACCGCGTGGCGACTGGAGAACGAAAAGCGCGTGCTCTCCCGTGTCGCCAGCGGAGGACATCCCGTGCTGGTGATGCCGGGCGTGGTCTACGGCCGTTCCGGCGGTCTGCTGCAGATGTTCTTCGTCGAACCGGCACGTACGGCGGACGCGGTCCCCCTCATCGGGGACGGGTCCAACCACTGTGCCCTGGTCCACGTCGACGACATCGCCGAGCTGTACGTGCTGGCGCTGAACGCCGAGGCCGGGTCCGTCTACTGCGGCGTCAGTGACCAGAACCCGCCGATGGCGGACATCACCCGGGCCCTCAGCCACGCGGCCGGCCGCCCCGAGCGGACCGTCTCGCTCAGCCTGGCCCAAGCCCGTGAGCGGATGGGTCCGATCGCCGAGGCCTTCGCCCTGGACCAGCGGCTCACCGGAGTCCGAGCCCGGCAGCAGCTCGGCTGGACACCGACTCGTCTCGACGCCCTGACCGAACTCGCCCGGGGCTGA
- a CDS encoding LysR family transcriptional regulator — translation MDIDLRKLRYFVAVAEELHFGRAAKRLYITQPVLSRQIRALEHELGAQLFSRNKRSTELTPAGHQLLEDARPLLASAAALGRRIEQAAHGAPTFTVGFMPGIIVTAAVRVLAARHPELSIGVLRTSWDDQTEVVHNGRADVSFVRMPVDRQGLRLRPLFSEPRVAVLSADHRLADKQSIGVADLAYERLLQNPDAVPEWRDLPERPKAEPARPAFTGVEEKLEHIATSGGVVVLPLSTATFYTRSDIVHVSIEDIGPNQVCLAWSADRRSPLIEEFAGIAGDQA, via the coding sequence GTGGACATCGACCTGCGCAAACTCCGCTACTTCGTGGCCGTGGCCGAGGAGTTGCACTTCGGACGTGCCGCCAAGCGGTTGTACATCACACAGCCGGTGCTCTCCCGGCAGATCCGTGCCCTTGAGCACGAACTGGGCGCGCAGCTGTTCTCCCGGAACAAGCGGTCCACCGAGCTGACGCCCGCCGGACACCAGTTGCTGGAGGACGCCCGCCCGCTGCTGGCCTCCGCCGCGGCGCTGGGACGCCGCATCGAGCAGGCGGCGCACGGGGCGCCGACCTTCACCGTCGGCTTCATGCCCGGGATCATCGTCACCGCCGCCGTCCGGGTCCTCGCCGCCCGGCACCCCGAGCTGAGCATCGGCGTGCTGCGGACGTCCTGGGACGACCAGACCGAGGTCGTGCACAACGGCCGCGCCGATGTCAGCTTCGTCCGGATGCCCGTCGACCGGCAGGGCCTGCGCCTGCGGCCCCTGTTCAGCGAACCGCGCGTCGCCGTCCTTTCCGCCGATCACCGCCTGGCCGACAAGCAGTCGATCGGCGTCGCCGACCTGGCCTACGAGCGACTGCTTCAGAACCCTGACGCCGTTCCCGAATGGCGAGACCTGCCGGAGCGTCCGAAGGCGGAGCCCGCCCGGCCCGCCTTCACCGGTGTCGAGGAGAAGCTCGAACACATCGCGACGAGCGGCGGGGTCGTCGTCCTTCCCCTGTCGACCGCGACCTTCTACACCCGGTCCGACATCGTCCACGTCTCCATCGAGGACATCGGCCCCAACCAGGTCTGCCTCGCCTGGAGCGCCGATCGGCGCTCACCTCTCATCGAGGAGTTCGCCGGCATCGCCGGTGACCAGGCCTAG
- a CDS encoding LVIVD repeat-containing protein yields the protein MKVKSLVASAVALATAATLQLSGAGPAFADDPPGLTPSSSSSSSSKPSHGGPVLDDVHNVPTTAVAGNVTFLDNVKGVSGYSGLNFIHYDKYGYDFMFANGTGGLAVWSLKDPKHPAFVSKITAAQLRQPGDTQDRFWEGENMTVDPKRKLVFLARDPRGFGGTVSTGQSGVYIIDVKDPWKPETVVFQPIAAGHTSTCINDCTYLWTVGPANTGTPGQDPSWKGVPLRVTDIRDIRHPRNMDGALDLNRFDGVTDYVHSVDVDKNGVAWVSGEGGVRGYWTEGRHYDPVQKRKRTATAYDPVPYAGGTVVPTNPAGTEFFDYFDHNAYHNTEKLGRFDKGELVYITNENITTCSQAGEFKIASLKGSYDGEAWKSTPEKPFRMDLISHWSPWGKEGSATTGNCSAHWFTVNGNIVAQAWYGQGTRFIDVSNPKNPTQVGYFRVPAGEGVTGGSASATYWHNGLIYVADYNRGVDVLKFNGKLAGKPDKKICWNSCDK from the coding sequence ATGAAAGTGAAATCCCTCGTGGCGAGCGCGGTCGCGCTGGCAACCGCTGCCACACTCCAGCTGTCTGGAGCCGGACCGGCGTTCGCCGACGATCCGCCCGGCCTGACCCCCTCCTCCTCCTCCTCTTCCTCCTCCAAGCCCTCCCACGGTGGCCCGGTCCTCGACGACGTCCACAACGTCCCCACGACCGCTGTCGCGGGGAACGTCACGTTCCTCGACAACGTCAAGGGCGTCAGCGGCTATTCGGGGCTGAACTTCATCCACTACGACAAGTACGGCTATGACTTCATGTTCGCCAACGGCACGGGCGGCCTCGCCGTCTGGTCGTTGAAGGACCCTAAGCATCCCGCCTTCGTCTCGAAGATCACCGCCGCCCAGTTACGCCAGCCCGGGGACACCCAGGACAGGTTCTGGGAAGGCGAGAACATGACCGTCGACCCGAAGCGCAAGCTGGTCTTCCTCGCCCGGGACCCGCGCGGCTTCGGCGGCACCGTCTCGACCGGGCAGTCCGGCGTCTACATCATCGACGTCAAGGACCCGTGGAAGCCGGAGACGGTCGTCTTCCAGCCGATCGCGGCCGGACACACGTCCACCTGCATCAACGACTGCACGTACCTGTGGACGGTCGGCCCGGCCAACACGGGCACGCCGGGCCAGGACCCGTCCTGGAAGGGCGTGCCGCTGCGGGTGACCGACATCCGCGACATCAGGCACCCGCGCAACATGGACGGGGCGCTCGACCTCAACCGGTTCGACGGGGTCACCGACTACGTGCACAGCGTCGACGTCGACAAGAACGGCGTCGCCTGGGTCTCCGGTGAGGGCGGCGTACGCGGCTACTGGACCGAGGGCAGGCACTACGACCCGGTGCAGAAGCGCAAGCGCACCGCGACGGCGTACGACCCGGTGCCGTACGCGGGCGGCACGGTCGTCCCCACCAACCCGGCGGGCACCGAGTTCTTCGACTACTTCGACCACAACGCCTACCACAACACCGAGAAGCTCGGCCGCTTCGACAAGGGCGAGCTGGTCTACATCACCAATGAGAACATCACGACCTGCTCCCAGGCGGGCGAGTTCAAGATCGCTTCGCTGAAGGGCAGCTACGACGGCGAGGCCTGGAAGTCCACACCGGAGAAGCCGTTCCGGATGGACCTGATCAGCCACTGGTCGCCGTGGGGCAAGGAGGGGTCGGCCACCACCGGTAACTGCTCCGCGCACTGGTTCACGGTGAACGGCAACATCGTGGCTCAGGCGTGGTACGGGCAGGGCACCCGCTTCATCGATGTGTCGAACCCCAAGAACCCGACCCAGGTCGGCTACTTCCGCGTGCCCGCGGGAGAGGGTGTGACCGGCGGCTCGGCCTCGGCCACCTACTGGCACAACGGGCTCATCTACGTCGCCGACTACAACCGGGGCGTCGACGTGCTCAAGTTCAACGGCAAACTGGCCGGCAAGCCGGACAAGAAGATCTGCTGGAACTCTTGCGACAAGTAA
- a CDS encoding copper resistance CopC/CopD family protein: protein MRRRNARRAVARGAAVKVASRARLITRLAVIALLVAGGLVSDLVSAAVTHPAYAHAYLLESSPVDGQVLDRPPAEVRLRFNEAVNLGQRSIQLLDVTGKKLEIGASGYTDGKANTAQASLPTGLAEGTYVVAWRVTSADSHVVSGAFSFSVGHPSSLAVPVEQDTDPAVPVVDAIGRALAFLGMALVLGGALFVTVLWPAGRADRRGRRIVWSGFAALTAGTVVVLLVQGPYAEGVPLTEVFDPDLLGATLSTRLGQALLARLLIVLALGVAFGIAVRPASRPADTGAAEAEAAGTTRRIAPPAFAVAGAVALTLTWTLADHAQTGVQTWLAVPATSLHLLAMSLWLGGLIVLAACVVIPAGRREPTRAVSLEPALPRFSLLAQISFAVIAVTGLYLSWRQVGTWGALGGTVFGRLLLGKLAVVLAVLALAAGARRFVRRRGREPLGIEAVPSTALRRLRRSVAGEVVLGIAVLSITAVLVNTAPARDSYAPPVDSTVPLPAAAADAVPELRGGSVEVKIEPARLGGNVADIYINGQGGSLVAVPEISGALESPDRAIPALPVKVTAAEPGHYVANSMSIPYPGDWVLRLDIRISDFDETPVRVPFTAR, encoded by the coding sequence GTGCGACGCCGGAATGCCAGGCGAGCGGTCGCGCGGGGCGCGGCCGTGAAAGTGGCGAGTCGAGCCCGGCTGATCACGCGGCTGGCGGTCATCGCGCTCCTCGTGGCCGGCGGCCTGGTCTCGGACCTCGTCTCCGCCGCGGTCACGCATCCGGCGTACGCGCACGCCTACCTGCTGGAGAGCTCGCCGGTCGACGGCCAGGTGCTGGACCGGCCCCCGGCCGAGGTCAGGCTCCGCTTCAACGAAGCGGTGAACCTCGGCCAACGGTCGATTCAGCTGCTCGACGTCACCGGGAAGAAGCTGGAGATCGGCGCCTCGGGTTACACGGACGGGAAGGCCAACACGGCGCAGGCGAGCCTGCCCACGGGGCTGGCCGAGGGGACCTACGTCGTGGCCTGGCGGGTCACGTCCGCGGACTCGCACGTGGTGTCGGGCGCGTTCAGCTTCAGCGTCGGCCATCCGAGTTCGCTGGCCGTCCCCGTGGAGCAGGACACCGACCCCGCCGTTCCCGTCGTCGACGCGATCGGCCGTGCCCTGGCCTTTCTCGGCATGGCCCTCGTGCTCGGTGGTGCGCTGTTCGTCACCGTGCTCTGGCCCGCCGGCCGGGCCGACCGCCGCGGACGGCGCATCGTGTGGTCCGGCTTCGCCGCGCTGACCGCCGGCACCGTGGTGGTCTTGCTCGTACAGGGGCCGTACGCCGAGGGCGTCCCGCTCACCGAGGTGTTCGACCCCGACCTACTCGGCGCGACGTTGTCCACGCGGTTGGGCCAGGCGCTGCTGGCGCGGCTGCTGATCGTGCTGGCCCTCGGCGTGGCCTTCGGGATCGCCGTACGCCCCGCCTCGCGCCCCGCGGACACCGGGGCGGCCGAGGCCGAAGCGGCCGGCACCACCCGGCGGATCGCGCCGCCCGCGTTCGCCGTGGCCGGCGCCGTCGCCCTGACGTTGACCTGGACGCTGGCGGATCACGCGCAGACCGGTGTGCAGACCTGGCTGGCGGTGCCGGCGACCAGCCTGCACCTCCTCGCCATGTCCCTGTGGCTGGGTGGCCTGATCGTGCTCGCGGCCTGCGTGGTCATCCCGGCGGGAAGGCGGGAACCCACCCGCGCCGTCTCCCTGGAGCCCGCGCTCCCGAGGTTCTCCCTGCTCGCCCAGATCTCCTTCGCGGTGATCGCGGTGACCGGCCTGTACCTGTCCTGGCGGCAGGTGGGAACGTGGGGCGCGCTCGGCGGAACCGTCTTCGGGCGGCTGCTTCTCGGCAAGCTCGCCGTCGTCCTCGCGGTGCTGGCCCTCGCCGCCGGAGCACGCCGGTTCGTACGGCGGCGCGGCCGCGAACCCCTCGGTATCGAGGCCGTCCCTTCCACCGCGTTGCGCCGGCTGCGCCGCTCGGTCGCGGGTGAGGTCGTGCTCGGGATCGCCGTCCTGTCGATCACGGCCGTCCTGGTCAACACCGCCCCGGCCCGCGACAGCTACGCACCCCCGGTGGACAGCACGGTTCCCCTTCCCGCCGCCGCGGCGGACGCGGTCCCCGAGCTGCGAGGCGGCTCGGTCGAGGTGAAGATCGAGCCGGCGAGGTTGGGCGGCAACGTGGCCGACATCTACATCAACGGGCAGGGCGGCTCGCTGGTCGCCGTACCCGAGATCTCCGGTGCGCTCGAGTCGCCGGACCGCGCGATACCGGCGCTGCCCGTCAAGGTGACCGCGGCCGAACCCGGCCACTACGTGGCGAACTCGATGTCCATCCCGTACCCGGGAGATTGGGTGCTGCGACTGGACATCCGCATCTCCGATTTCGACGAGACACCCGTCCGTGTCCCGTTCACGGCACGCTGA
- a CDS encoding YcnI family copper-binding membrane protein — protein sequence MLRRTVRGLVITAMAAYLVGVLPAVAFAHVVVSPDTAVQGGYAALTFRVPNERDDASTTKIEVQLPVDSPLASVSVKPHPGWSYKITKTTPATPVEAHGAQISEVVGTITWTATDSTSGIKPGEYDEFSVSAGPLPETGQLVFKTLQHYSDGEVVRWIQEPASGADEPERPAPVLRLMPKGNTQGNAQGSAASSPPTGSDRVTLTTGTALADGSGAGVPWAVGLSAAALVISLACAATLVVRWRRAR from the coding sequence ATGCTGCGTCGCACTGTGCGTGGCCTCGTCATCACGGCGATGGCGGCCTACCTGGTCGGCGTCCTGCCGGCGGTGGCGTTCGCGCACGTGGTAGTGAGTCCGGACACGGCCGTACAGGGCGGCTACGCCGCCTTGACGTTCCGCGTCCCCAACGAGCGCGACGACGCGAGCACGACCAAGATCGAGGTGCAGCTCCCCGTCGACTCCCCGCTGGCTTCGGTCTCGGTGAAGCCGCACCCCGGCTGGTCGTACAAGATCACTAAAACCACGCCGGCCACGCCGGTCGAGGCGCACGGCGCGCAGATCAGCGAGGTCGTCGGCACGATCACCTGGACCGCGACGGATTCGACGTCAGGGATCAAGCCGGGTGAATACGACGAGTTCTCGGTGAGCGCCGGACCGCTGCCCGAGACCGGCCAGCTGGTGTTCAAGACGCTCCAGCACTACAGCGACGGCGAGGTGGTGCGCTGGATCCAGGAGCCGGCCTCCGGCGCCGACGAACCGGAGCGGCCCGCGCCGGTGCTCCGGCTCATGCCCAAGGGGAACACCCAGGGGAATGCCCAGGGGAGCGCGGCGTCGTCCCCGCCCACGGGCAGCGACCGGGTGACCCTGACCACGGGCACCGCGCTCGCGGACGGGTCGGGCGCGGGGGTTCCGTGGGCGGTGGGACTGTCCGCGGCCGCGCTGGTGATCTCCCTCGCGTGCGCCGCGACGCTGGTCGTACGGTGGCGCCGGGCGCGATAG
- a CDS encoding CU044_5270 family protein: MNDLEEIAALLAKPEPSAGAVAHGRDRLRRRTRAGGVRRRARWFVPGVALVAGAAAAATVVFATGAPTNDGASVTGKEVLLMAAVSAERTPQDSGTYWHVTRQWFESDIPPMESWTSRDGKRWTKGEPGDPPDAVVPTWKTLSLKGATMSFEELERLPTDPEALKAWIAERKGNENDMSPSEIQGDPTLTLFTLITELPAPAEVRSAAFRALAATPGVENVGAVEGGRQLRLPVPVGDKSIELVVDPEKARVTRANLVLTGDGGLAWDKKFISVTTEWTDRLPSVKES; this comes from the coding sequence ATGAATGACCTGGAAGAGATCGCCGCTCTGCTGGCCAAGCCGGAACCGTCCGCCGGGGCGGTCGCGCACGGCAGAGACCGCCTCCGGCGAAGGACGCGGGCGGGCGGGGTGCGCCGGCGAGCCCGCTGGTTCGTGCCGGGAGTCGCCCTGGTCGCCGGGGCCGCCGCGGCCGCCACGGTCGTGTTCGCCACGGGGGCGCCCACGAACGACGGCGCATCGGTCACGGGCAAGGAGGTCCTGCTCATGGCCGCCGTCAGCGCGGAACGTACGCCCCAAGATTCCGGGACGTACTGGCACGTCACACGTCAGTGGTTCGAGTCGGACATCCCGCCGATGGAGAGCTGGACCAGTCGCGACGGCAAGCGCTGGACCAAGGGCGAGCCGGGGGACCCCCCCGACGCCGTCGTACCGACCTGGAAAACGCTCAGCCTCAAGGGCGCCACGATGAGCTTCGAGGAGCTCGAGAGGCTGCCGACGGACCCGGAGGCGCTGAAGGCGTGGATCGCCGAGCGCAAGGGCAACGAGAACGACATGTCCCCATCCGAGATCCAAGGCGATCCCACCCTCACCCTGTTCACGCTGATCACGGAGCTGCCGGCGCCCGCGGAGGTCCGCTCGGCGGCGTTCCGGGCACTCGCCGCGACGCCGGGAGTCGAGAACGTGGGCGCGGTCGAAGGCGGCCGGCAACTGCGACTGCCTGTCCCCGTCGGCGATAAGAGCATCGAGCTGGTCGTCGATCCCGAGAAGGCCCGGGTGACCCGCGCCAACCTCGTCCTCACCGGCGACGGCGGCCTGGCCTGGGACAAAAAGTTTATCTCCGTGACCACCGAGTGGACGGACCGGCTTCCTTCGGTGAAGGAGAGCTAG